A region from the Microbacterium lacus genome encodes:
- a CDS encoding cation:proton antiporter, whose translation MDPVATITWIVLFVIATVAVTGVVGRLGWSAPVALVIVGGAVSFIPAVPPVQVQPELILYGILPPLLFAAAIRTSVIDVRARRDSILLLSVGLVAFTVVAVGFAAFALVPSITLAAAFALAAVIAPTDAIAVTAIAGKLGLPRRVVTILEGESLLNDATALVALNAAIAAIVSVVSPVQVGLDFAIAVLVGGGVGLLAGFTVSWVRARLHSPVLDTSLTLVTPFAAFLLGDVLHGSGVLAVVIAGLYLGYRAPAVSSAEARVAERLNWRTIQFLLENAVFLFIGLNLRSILEGAVSAGPGFWHTVLICLGILLALVASRFAWVMGTTLLYRKGPRRLRERAWAWGNGVAVASAGVRGVVTLAAVFLLPPETPLREYLQFLAFVVVVASLLGGLLLPSIIRALHLPKPSFAQELNERRLLMVEARQAGIDVLERAPVTPDEERVVDLLRADAGFLGETLDAYGLDESVAHLEAKFRLRSAMLEAERAAVLAARKEGRYQEPAIIAALQAIDAEETALRAQFPREN comes from the coding sequence ATGGACCCGGTCGCGACGATCACCTGGATCGTCCTCTTCGTCATCGCCACCGTCGCGGTCACCGGGGTCGTCGGCCGGCTCGGGTGGTCCGCGCCGGTCGCCCTGGTGATCGTCGGCGGGGCGGTCTCGTTCATCCCCGCCGTCCCGCCCGTGCAGGTGCAGCCCGAGCTCATCCTGTACGGCATACTCCCGCCGCTGCTGTTCGCGGCGGCGATCCGCACGTCCGTCATCGACGTCCGAGCCCGTCGGGACAGCATCCTGCTGCTCTCGGTCGGGCTCGTGGCGTTCACGGTCGTCGCGGTCGGCTTCGCGGCCTTCGCCCTCGTCCCCTCGATCACGCTCGCGGCGGCGTTCGCGCTCGCAGCCGTGATCGCCCCCACCGACGCGATCGCCGTCACCGCGATCGCCGGGAAGCTCGGCCTGCCGCGCCGCGTGGTGACGATCCTCGAGGGTGAGAGCCTGCTGAACGATGCGACCGCGCTCGTCGCCCTGAATGCGGCGATCGCCGCGATCGTCAGCGTCGTCTCGCCCGTCCAGGTCGGCCTCGACTTCGCGATCGCGGTGCTCGTCGGCGGCGGCGTGGGTCTCCTGGCGGGGTTCACCGTGTCGTGGGTGCGTGCGCGGTTGCATTCGCCCGTGCTGGATACGAGCCTGACGCTGGTCACGCCGTTCGCGGCGTTCCTGCTCGGCGACGTGCTGCACGGGTCGGGAGTGCTCGCCGTCGTGATCGCGGGGCTGTACCTCGGCTATCGCGCTCCCGCCGTCTCCTCAGCCGAAGCGCGTGTGGCGGAGCGGCTGAACTGGCGGACGATCCAGTTCCTGCTCGAGAACGCGGTGTTCCTGTTCATCGGGCTGAATCTCCGATCGATCCTCGAGGGGGCGGTGAGTGCCGGACCCGGCTTCTGGCACACGGTCCTCATCTGCCTCGGCATCCTGCTCGCGCTCGTCGCGTCGCGCTTCGCGTGGGTGATGGGCACGACTCTGCTCTACCGCAAGGGGCCGCGGCGTCTGCGCGAGCGCGCGTGGGCATGGGGCAACGGGGTGGCGGTCGCCTCCGCCGGCGTGCGCGGTGTCGTGACGCTGGCCGCCGTGTTCCTGCTGCCGCCCGAGACCCCGCTGCGGGAGTATCTGCAGTTCCTCGCATTCGTCGTGGTCGTCGCGAGCCTCCTCGGCGGTCTCCTGCTCCCGTCGATCATCCGCGCCCTCCACCTGCCCAAGCCCAGCTTCGCCCAGGAGCTCAACGAGCGCCGCTTGCTGATGGTGGAGGCACGGCAGGCCGGCATCGACGTCCTCGAGCGGGCGCCGGTCACCCCCGACGAGGAACGGGTCGTGGATCTGCTGCGCGCCGACGCCGGGTTCCTCGGGGAGACGCTCGACGCATACGGGCTGGACGAGTCCGTGGCGCACCTGGAGGCGAAATTCCGCCTGCGCAGCGCCATGCTCGAAGCCGAGCGCGCCGCCGTGCTCGCCGCGCGCAAGGAGGGCAGGTATCAGGAACCGGCGATCATCGCGGCTCTGCAGGCCATCGACGCCGAGGAGACCGCGCTGCGCGCCCAGTTCCCGCGCGAGAACTGA
- the tkt gene encoding transketolase produces MSELRWDEIDRRAVDTARVLAADAVEKVGNGHPGTAMSLAPAAYLLYQRVLRHDPNDVHWPGRDRFILSAGHSSLTQYVQLYLGGFGLELDDLKALRTWGSKTPGHPEFGHTDGVEITTGPLGQGLASSVGFAYAARYERGLFDPETPAGQSPFDHFVYVIAGDGDLQEGVTSEASSLAGHQSLGNLIAIYDSNQISIEDDTNVAFTEDVAKRYEAYGWHVQTVDWKKTGQYVEDAAALYAAIEAAKGETDKPSLIILKTIIGWPSPGKQNTGKIHGSALGADELKATKEVLGFDPEQTFAVAEDVLAHTRGLGERGAAAHAEWQTAFDAWAEASPERKALWDRVNARELPTDIAAALPVFEAGKDVSTRAASGTVINALAAELPELWGGSADLAESNLTTIKSAKSFIPAQWSTHEWSGDPYGRVLHFGIREHAMGAIVNGIVLHGPTRPFGGTFLIFSDYMRPPVRLAALMNVPSIFVWTHDSVALGEDGPTHQPIEQIATLRAIPNFTLVRPGDANETAVVWLEMLRRHAGPAGIALTRQNIPVFARGDGEASGDTFASADLAVKGAYVLAEAPNGTPDVILIATGSEVQLAVAARETLAAEGINARVVSAPALEWFDEQDAAYRESVLPASVTARVSVEAGIAMPWRHIVGDKGRSVSIEHFGASADYKTLFEKFGITAEAVVDAARETVAAASAAE; encoded by the coding sequence GTGTCGGAACTGCGTTGGGATGAAATCGATCGGCGCGCGGTGGACACCGCTCGCGTGCTGGCGGCGGACGCGGTCGAGAAGGTCGGCAACGGTCACCCGGGTACGGCGATGAGCCTCGCCCCGGCCGCCTACCTGCTCTACCAGCGCGTGCTGCGGCACGACCCGAACGACGTGCATTGGCCCGGGCGCGACCGGTTCATCCTCTCGGCCGGTCACTCGTCGCTCACGCAGTACGTGCAGCTGTACCTCGGTGGCTTCGGACTCGAGCTGGACGACCTGAAGGCGCTGCGCACGTGGGGCTCCAAGACCCCCGGACACCCCGAGTTCGGGCACACCGACGGCGTGGAGATCACGACTGGCCCGCTCGGTCAGGGTCTGGCCTCGTCGGTCGGTTTCGCGTACGCCGCGCGCTACGAGCGCGGGCTCTTCGACCCGGAGACCCCCGCGGGCCAGTCGCCGTTCGACCACTTCGTGTACGTGATCGCCGGCGACGGCGACCTGCAAGAAGGCGTGACGTCGGAGGCGTCGAGCCTTGCGGGGCACCAGAGCCTCGGCAACCTCATCGCGATCTACGACTCGAACCAGATCTCGATCGAGGACGACACGAACGTCGCCTTCACCGAGGACGTCGCGAAGCGCTACGAGGCGTATGGGTGGCACGTGCAGACGGTGGACTGGAAGAAGACCGGTCAGTACGTCGAGGACGCCGCCGCGCTGTACGCCGCGATCGAGGCCGCGAAGGGCGAGACGGACAAGCCGTCGCTGATCATCCTGAAGACGATCATCGGCTGGCCCTCGCCCGGCAAGCAGAACACCGGGAAGATCCACGGCTCCGCCCTGGGTGCCGACGAGCTGAAGGCCACGAAGGAGGTCCTCGGCTTCGACCCCGAGCAGACCTTCGCCGTCGCGGAGGACGTGCTCGCGCACACCCGCGGCCTCGGTGAGCGCGGCGCCGCCGCGCACGCCGAGTGGCAGACCGCGTTCGACGCGTGGGCGGAAGCGAGCCCCGAGCGCAAGGCGCTGTGGGATCGCGTGAACGCCCGCGAGCTGCCGACCGACATCGCCGCGGCACTCCCGGTGTTCGAAGCGGGCAAGGATGTCTCGACCCGCGCCGCGTCCGGCACCGTGATCAACGCTCTCGCCGCCGAGCTCCCCGAACTGTGGGGCGGCTCCGCCGACCTCGCCGAGTCGAACCTCACCACGATCAAGAGCGCGAAGTCGTTCATCCCCGCGCAGTGGTCCACGCACGAGTGGTCCGGTGACCCGTACGGCCGCGTGCTGCATTTCGGCATCCGCGAGCACGCGATGGGCGCGATCGTGAACGGCATCGTCCTGCACGGCCCCACCCGTCCTTTCGGGGGGACGTTCCTGATCTTCAGCGACTACATGCGTCCGCCGGTGCGCCTCGCGGCCCTCATGAACGTCCCGTCGATCTTCGTCTGGACGCACGACTCCGTCGCGCTCGGCGAGGACGGCCCCACGCACCAGCCGATCGAGCAGATCGCGACGCTGCGGGCCATCCCGAACTTCACCCTGGTCCGCCCGGGCGACGCGAACGAGACCGCCGTGGTGTGGCTGGAGATGCTGCGCCGCCACGCCGGCCCCGCCGGCATCGCCCTGACCCGCCAGAACATCCCCGTGTTCGCTCGCGGCGACGGCGAGGCGTCCGGCGACACGTTCGCCTCGGCGGACCTCGCGGTCAAGGGCGCGTACGTCCTGGCCGAGGCGCCGAACGGAACGCCCGACGTGATCCTGATCGCGACCGGCTCCGAAGTCCAGCTCGCGGTCGCCGCGCGCGAGACCCTGGCGGCCGAGGGCATCAACGCCCGCGTCGTCTCGGCACCCGCGCTCGAGTGGTTCGACGAGCAGGATGCCGCCTACCGCGAGTCCGTGCTGCCGGCATCCGTCACCGCCCGGGTGTCGGTCGAAGCGGGCATCGCGATGCCGTGGCGCCACATCGTCGGCGACAAGGGTCGGAGCGTCTCGATCGAGCACTTCGGCGCGTCGGCTGACTACAAGACCCTGTTCGAGAAGTTCGGCATCACCGCCGAAGCTGTCGTCGATGCGGCGCGCGAGACCGTCGCGGCCGCATCCGCGGCGGAATAA
- the sufB gene encoding Fe-S cluster assembly protein SufB: MSDVLIDRPELASLGQYEFGWHDEDAAGAVAQRGINESVVRGISALKSEPEWMLNTRLKGYQLFGRKPMPTWGADLSEIDFDNIKYFVRSTEKQAGSWEELPEEIRNTYERLGIPEAERQRLVAGVAAQYESEVVYHQINEQLEAQGVIFMDTDTALREHPEFFEEYFGTVIPAGDNKFAALNTAVWSGGSFVYVPPGVHVEIPLQAYFRINTENMGQFERTLIIADEGSYVHYIEGCTAPIYKSDSLHSAVVEIIVKKNARVRYTTIQNWSNNVYNLVTKRAVAHEGATMEWIDGNIGSKVTMKYPSIFLVGEHAKGETLSVAFAGPGQHQDAGAKMIHMAPYTQSSIVSKSIARGGGRAGYRGEVRVDANAHHSANTVRCDALLVDTISRSDTYPAIDIRVDDVQLGHEATVSKVSEEQLFYLMSRGLPEDEAMAMIVRGFIEPIARELPMEYAMELNKLIEMGMEGSVG, from the coding sequence ATGTCGGATGTCCTGATCGACCGCCCGGAGCTTGCGAGCCTGGGCCAGTACGAGTTCGGCTGGCACGACGAGGACGCCGCAGGCGCCGTCGCCCAGCGCGGAATCAACGAATCCGTGGTGCGCGGTATCTCCGCGCTCAAGAGCGAGCCCGAGTGGATGCTCAACACGCGCCTGAAGGGCTACCAGCTGTTCGGACGCAAGCCGATGCCGACGTGGGGTGCCGACCTCAGCGAGATCGACTTCGACAACATCAAGTACTTCGTGCGCTCGACCGAGAAGCAGGCGGGCTCCTGGGAGGAGCTTCCCGAGGAGATCCGCAACACGTACGAGCGGCTCGGCATCCCGGAGGCGGAGCGTCAGCGCCTCGTCGCCGGTGTGGCCGCGCAGTACGAGTCCGAGGTCGTCTACCACCAGATCAACGAGCAGCTCGAGGCGCAGGGTGTCATCTTCATGGACACCGACACCGCGCTGCGCGAGCACCCGGAGTTCTTCGAGGAGTACTTCGGCACGGTGATCCCCGCGGGCGACAACAAGTTCGCGGCGCTCAACACCGCGGTGTGGTCGGGCGGATCGTTCGTGTACGTGCCCCCGGGTGTGCACGTCGAGATCCCGCTGCAGGCCTACTTCCGGATCAACACCGAGAACATGGGCCAGTTCGAGCGGACGCTCATCATCGCCGACGAAGGCTCCTACGTGCACTACATCGAAGGATGCACCGCGCCGATCTACAAGAGCGACTCGCTGCACTCGGCCGTCGTCGAGATCATCGTGAAGAAGAACGCCCGCGTCCGGTACACGACGATCCAGAACTGGTCGAACAACGTGTACAACCTCGTCACCAAGCGGGCCGTGGCGCACGAGGGCGCGACGATGGAGTGGATCGACGGCAACATCGGCTCGAAGGTCACGATGAAGTACCCGTCCATCTTCCTGGTCGGCGAGCACGCGAAGGGCGAGACCCTGTCCGTCGCGTTCGCCGGTCCCGGTCAGCACCAGGACGCCGGCGCCAAGATGATCCACATGGCGCCGTACACGCAGTCCTCGATCGTCTCCAAGTCGATCGCCCGCGGTGGTGGCCGGGCCGGGTATCGCGGCGAGGTGCGGGTGGACGCGAACGCGCACCACTCTGCCAACACCGTGCGCTGCGATGCGCTCCTGGTCGACACGATCTCCCGATCGGACACGTACCCGGCGATCGACATCCGCGTCGACGACGTGCAACTCGGGCACGAGGCCACCGTCTCGAAGGTCAGTGAGGAACAGCTGTTCTACCTCATGAGCCGCGGCCTGCCCGAGGACGAGGCCATGGCGATGATCGTGCGCGGATTCATCGAGCCGATCGCCCGCGAACTGCCCATGGAGTACGCCATGGAGCTCAACAAGCTCATCGAGATGGGCATGGAAGGATCGGTCGGCTAG
- a CDS encoding heme o synthase, with protein sequence MTAGTSARAVRPSSLGRTIRAYIALTKPRVLELLLVTTVPVMILAEGGFPNVWLVLATVLGGSLSAGSAAAFNMYLDRDIDAHMQRTAGRPLVTGEVSPRGALVFAWTLAAASTIWLALTTNLLAAGLSAAAIFFYVVIYTMILKRRTEQNIVWGGIAGCFPVLIGWTAVTGSLAWPPVILFVLVFLWTPPHYWPLSMKYKDQYDEVDVPMLGATRNGSQVGLQVILYAWATVACSLLLVPVAGMGLVYTVSAVVFGGWFIYESHRLYTRAVRGTEPRPMRVFHASITYLTLLFVAIAVDPLLPF encoded by the coding sequence ATGACTGCGGGCACGTCTGCCCGCGCCGTACGTCCGTCCTCCCTCGGCCGAACGATCCGGGCGTACATCGCCCTGACCAAGCCCCGGGTCCTCGAGCTTCTGCTCGTGACGACGGTCCCGGTCATGATCCTCGCTGAGGGCGGCTTCCCGAACGTGTGGCTCGTGCTCGCGACGGTCCTCGGGGGATCCCTGAGCGCGGGATCCGCCGCCGCGTTCAACATGTACCTCGATCGGGACATCGACGCCCACATGCAGCGCACCGCCGGGCGTCCGCTCGTCACGGGCGAGGTCTCGCCCCGCGGCGCGCTCGTCTTCGCGTGGACGCTGGCGGCGGCATCCACGATCTGGCTCGCCCTCACGACGAATCTCCTCGCGGCGGGCCTGTCGGCGGCGGCCATCTTCTTCTACGTCGTGATCTACACGATGATCCTCAAGCGACGTACCGAGCAGAACATCGTCTGGGGCGGCATCGCGGGGTGCTTCCCGGTGCTGATCGGCTGGACCGCGGTGACCGGGTCGCTCGCGTGGCCGCCGGTCATCCTGTTCGTGCTGGTGTTCCTGTGGACGCCGCCGCACTATTGGCCCCTCTCGATGAAGTACAAGGATCAGTACGACGAGGTGGACGTGCCGATGCTGGGCGCCACGCGCAACGGTTCGCAGGTGGGTCTGCAGGTCATCCTGTACGCGTGGGCCACGGTCGCCTGCTCGCTGCTGCTGGTCCCGGTGGCCGGGATGGGGCTCGTCTACACCGTGTCGGCGGTCGTGTTCGGCGGGTGGTTCATCTACGAATCGCACCGCCTCTACACGCGCGCGGTGCGCGGCACGGAGCCGCGCCCGATGCGGGTCTTCCACGCGTCGATCACGTACCTCACGCTGCTGTTCGTCGCGATCGCCGTCGATCCGCTGCTGCCGTTCTGA
- a CDS encoding COX15/CtaA family protein, translating to MAHDPIPPARRGPLARVRDRLPSRVDRRVKIAAWATLVVQIGIVGTGGLVRLTGSGLGCPTWPRCTPESFVNTPEMGIHGVIEFGNRVLTFVLVAVAIVTFLFVVRMRRERRDLFWLALVIGLYVPVQAIIGGITVLTNLNPYVVGLHYFASVVLVALAAVFVARVYAQPGPRVRAVPTWFARLSWFTSILVAVTVVVGILVTGSGPHAGDGGAARNGLDPEFMQHVHSWPAYALLAATVLLLAGAWRTDPDLRLRLWVGLLLGVEIAQIVVGLWQARTGLPIVLVNIHMVLAVLLVAAMTAVLMHMNRPAGFVQEDRAYAGSIASAGR from the coding sequence GTGGCCCACGACCCGATCCCCCCCGCCCGTCGCGGTCCGCTGGCGCGCGTGCGCGATCGGCTTCCGTCACGCGTCGATCGGCGCGTGAAGATCGCGGCGTGGGCGACGCTGGTCGTGCAGATCGGGATCGTGGGCACGGGTGGCCTGGTGCGACTCACCGGCTCGGGTCTCGGCTGCCCCACGTGGCCACGCTGCACCCCGGAATCCTTCGTGAACACGCCCGAGATGGGCATTCACGGCGTGATCGAGTTCGGCAACCGCGTCTTGACGTTCGTGCTGGTCGCGGTCGCGATCGTGACGTTCCTGTTCGTGGTGCGCATGCGCCGCGAGCGTCGCGATCTGTTCTGGCTCGCCCTGGTGATCGGTCTGTACGTCCCCGTGCAGGCGATCATCGGCGGCATCACGGTGCTCACGAACCTCAACCCCTATGTCGTCGGCCTGCACTACTTCGCCTCCGTCGTGCTCGTCGCCCTCGCCGCCGTGTTCGTCGCCCGGGTCTACGCGCAGCCCGGTCCTCGTGTACGCGCGGTGCCGACGTGGTTCGCGCGTCTGAGCTGGTTCACGAGCATCCTGGTCGCCGTCACCGTCGTCGTGGGCATCCTCGTGACCGGATCGGGACCGCACGCCGGTGACGGCGGAGCGGCGCGCAACGGGCTGGACCCCGAATTCATGCAGCACGTGCATTCCTGGCCCGCGTATGCCCTCCTGGCCGCGACGGTCCTTCTGCTGGCGGGAGCGTGGCGTACCGACCCCGATCTCAGGCTTCGACTGTGGGTCGGACTCCTGCTCGGAGTGGAGATCGCCCAGATCGTCGTGGGGCTGTGGCAGGCGCGCACGGGCCTGCCCATCGTCCTGGTGAACATCCACATGGTCCTCGCCGTCCTCCTCGTCGCCGCCATGACCGCCGTCCTGATGCACATGAACCGCCCCGCAGGGTTCGTCCAGGAGGACCGGGCGTACGCTGGATCCATCGCGTCCGCCGGCCGCTGA
- a CDS encoding glucose-6-phosphate isomerase: MAFEIHLTGDVKEVVNETLPGLISDLVASGITAGDSSLWGPEAEPEASKRLGWVQAVSVSRPLVPEIEALRAELVAQGVTRVVLAGMGGSSLAPEVIAQTSGVPLVILDSTAPSQVLAAVDGDAEAGGLEQTVLVVSSKSGSTVETDSAKRVFEAAFRDIGIEPTGRIVIVTDPGSPLDVSARAEGFRVFNADPTVGGRYSALTAFGLVPSGLAGVDIATLLDEAEATLLEVAIDSPENPALVLAAAIAGGDPRRDKLGLVTDGTHIVGLPDWIEQLVAESTGKNGTGILPVVLLPVSPEVENPPADLQIVRFVDEANAFHFREHHFGEVLISGSLAAQFIVWEYATAISGRMLGINPFDQPDVESAKVAARGLLDERPADTAPALALDGVEVRVSDAALAASGTVAGVLDALWAQLPADGYVSIQAYADRDRLSQLEGLRELVAADSGRPTTFGWGPRFLHSTGQFHKGGPATGVFLQILEQTDVDLEIPGRPFTFGQLIRAQAAGDAAVLAAHGRPVVTLTLTDPQAEVLTLFEAAQ, translated from the coding sequence ATGGCTTTCGAGATCCACCTGACCGGCGACGTCAAGGAGGTCGTGAACGAGACGCTGCCCGGCCTGATCTCCGATCTGGTCGCGTCCGGCATCACCGCCGGCGATTCGTCGCTGTGGGGTCCCGAGGCCGAGCCCGAAGCGTCGAAGCGCCTGGGATGGGTGCAGGCCGTCTCGGTCTCGCGTCCGCTCGTCCCGGAGATCGAGGCGCTCCGCGCCGAACTGGTCGCGCAGGGCGTCACCCGCGTGGTGCTGGCGGGCATGGGCGGATCGTCCCTCGCGCCCGAAGTGATCGCGCAGACCTCCGGGGTCCCCCTCGTGATCCTCGACTCGACCGCGCCGAGCCAGGTGCTCGCCGCGGTCGACGGCGATGCCGAGGCAGGCGGACTCGAGCAGACCGTCCTGGTGGTGTCGTCCAAGTCCGGCTCCACCGTCGAGACCGACTCGGCGAAGCGGGTGTTCGAGGCCGCGTTCCGCGACATCGGCATCGAGCCCACGGGCCGCATCGTGATCGTGACCGACCCCGGCTCGCCGCTGGACGTGTCCGCGCGCGCCGAGGGATTCCGCGTCTTCAACGCCGATCCGACGGTGGGTGGTCGATACTCGGCGCTCACCGCGTTCGGACTGGTCCCGAGCGGCCTCGCGGGCGTCGACATCGCCACCCTGCTGGACGAGGCGGAGGCGACGCTGCTCGAGGTGGCGATCGACAGCCCCGAGAACCCTGCTCTGGTGCTCGCTGCCGCGATCGCCGGAGGGGATCCGCGACGCGACAAGCTCGGGCTGGTCACCGACGGCACGCACATCGTCGGACTCCCCGACTGGATCGAGCAGCTCGTCGCGGAGTCCACCGGGAAGAACGGCACCGGCATCCTGCCCGTCGTCCTTCTCCCCGTCTCACCCGAAGTCGAGAACCCGCCGGCCGACCTGCAGATCGTCCGGTTCGTCGACGAGGCGAACGCGTTCCACTTCCGCGAGCATCACTTCGGCGAAGTGCTGATCAGCGGCTCGCTGGCGGCGCAGTTCATCGTCTGGGAGTACGCGACCGCCATCTCCGGCCGTATGCTCGGCATCAACCCGTTCGACCAGCCGGACGTCGAATCGGCCAAGGTCGCCGCGCGCGGACTCCTCGACGAGCGACCCGCCGACACCGCACCGGCTCTTGCGCTCGACGGCGTCGAAGTGCGGGTGTCGGATGCCGCACTCGCGGCCTCCGGAACCGTGGCCGGGGTGCTCGACGCCCTCTGGGCACAGCTGCCGGCGGACGGCTACGTGTCGATCCAGGCCTACGCGGATCGTGACCGCCTGTCGCAGCTCGAGGGCCTGCGCGAACTCGTCGCCGCCGACTCCGGGCGTCCGACGACGTTCGGGTGGGGCCCGCGCTTCCTGCACTCCACCGGGCAGTTCCACAAGGGCGGCCCGGCGACGGGCGTGTTCCTGCAGATCCTCGAGCAGACGGACGTCGACCTCGAGATCCCCGGCCGGCCGTTCACGTTCGGTCAGCTCATCCGGGCCCAGGCCGCCGGCGACGCTGCGGTGCTCGCCGCGCACGGCCGCCCGGTGGTCACGCTGACCCTCACCGATCCGCAGGCCGAGGTGCTCACGCTCTTCGAAGCCGCCCAGTAG
- a CDS encoding dinucleotide-utilizing enzyme: MSVRPSLIRSIPFWLLLVGSLAVVAFGAWLTVSTLGTMSTALTAGTATPVDVYVGQVWAIVGGILIATGIVGLALTLVVAVVRSFVPVTDVEIIEAMDWSADDEPVADVTPAEQPTTVAQPTIADEPVVGEPVTAEPKN, translated from the coding sequence ATGTCCGTTCGTCCCAGCCTCATCCGCAGCATCCCGTTCTGGCTGCTCCTGGTCGGATCCCTCGCCGTCGTCGCGTTCGGCGCGTGGCTGACCGTCAGCACGCTCGGCACGATGTCGACGGCCCTGACCGCCGGCACCGCCACTCCGGTCGACGTGTACGTCGGCCAGGTCTGGGCGATCGTGGGCGGCATCCTGATCGCCACCGGCATCGTGGGTCTCGCGCTCACCCTCGTCGTCGCGGTCGTCCGCTCCTTCGTGCCCGTGACCGACGTCGAGATCATCGAGGCCATGGACTGGTCCGCCGATGACGAGCCCGTCGCCGACGTCACGCCCGCCGAGCAGCCGACGACGGTCGCGCAGCCCACGATCGCGGACGAGCCGGTCGTCGGCGAGCCCGTCACCGCAGAGCCCAAGAACTAA
- the tal gene encoding transaldolase — protein MSTPTKNLSDAGVSIWLDDLSRSRIITGNLADLIATRNVVGVTTNPTIFAGAIGSGSDSYAGQIGDLARSGATVDDAIFTLTTDDVRAASDIFRPVYDATGGVDGRVSIEVSPDLAHDTEATVAQAKELWATVDRPNALIKIPATLAGLPAITEVIGAGISVNVTLIFSLERYAEVIDAYLAGLEKAKEAGIDLSGIHSVASFFVSRVDTEVDKRLSAIGTPEAEALKSKAGVANARLAYELFEGEFATPRVAALREAGANVQRPLWASTGVKDPALPDTLYVTELVAAGTVNTMPEKTLEATFDHGVVTGDTITGNYDDAHAVFAALAGVGVDFADVTQVLEDEGVEKFIASWHELKDTVAQALAGPAAAASAV, from the coding sequence ATGAGCACTCCCACCAAGAATCTCTCCGACGCCGGCGTCAGCATCTGGCTGGACGACCTGTCCCGGTCCCGGATCATCACCGGCAACCTCGCCGACCTGATCGCCACGCGCAACGTCGTGGGCGTCACCACGAACCCGACGATCTTCGCCGGGGCGATCGGCTCCGGATCGGACTCGTACGCGGGCCAGATCGGCGACCTCGCGCGCAGCGGGGCGACCGTGGACGACGCGATCTTCACCCTCACCACCGACGATGTCCGCGCGGCATCCGACATCTTCCGTCCCGTCTACGACGCGACGGGCGGCGTCGACGGCCGCGTCTCGATCGAGGTCTCCCCCGACCTCGCCCACGACACCGAGGCGACCGTCGCGCAGGCCAAGGAGCTGTGGGCGACGGTGGACCGTCCCAACGCGCTCATCAAGATCCCGGCGACCCTGGCCGGACTGCCGGCGATCACCGAGGTCATCGGCGCCGGCATCTCGGTGAACGTCACCCTGATCTTCAGCCTGGAGCGCTACGCCGAGGTGATCGACGCGTACCTGGCCGGCCTCGAGAAGGCGAAGGAGGCGGGCATCGACCTGTCCGGCATCCACTCCGTCGCGTCGTTCTTCGTCTCTCGGGTGGACACCGAGGTCGACAAGCGGCTCAGCGCGATCGGCACGCCCGAGGCGGAGGCGCTCAAGAGCAAGGCGGGCGTCGCGAACGCGCGTCTGGCCTACGAGCTGTTCGAGGGCGAGTTCGCCACCCCGCGCGTCGCCGCCCTTCGTGAAGCCGGCGCGAACGTACAGCGTCCCCTGTGGGCGTCGACCGGAGTGAAGGACCCGGCGCTGCCGGACACCCTCTACGTCACGGAGCTCGTCGCGGCCGGAACGGTCAACACGATGCCGGAGAAGACCCTCGAGGCCACGTTCGACCACGGTGTGGTCACCGGCGACACGATCACCGGGAACTACGACGACGCACACGCGGTCTTCGCGGCGCTCGCCGGGGTCGGCGTCGACTTCGCCGACGTCACCCAAGTGCTCGAGGACGAAGGCGTCGAGAAGTTCATCGCGTCCTGGCACGAGCTCAAGGACACGGTCGCCCAGGCCCTCGCCGGTCCCGCCGCTGCGGCATCCGCAGTCTGA